In the genome of Scylla paramamosain isolate STU-SP2022 chromosome 2, ASM3559412v1, whole genome shotgun sequence, the window GACCACGTGAGGGAGGCTGGCCATCACGAGATGCTGCACTTTTGGGGGGCCACCTTAGGGAACACCACGCTccatccaccccctcccctccttttacCCCGTTcgcctccttatcatcattactcTCCCTTGTTCTCCCCTCTACTTTGATGTGGAGCTGCTACCCCTTACCCCTTCCGTAGCCTTAGCTGATTCCTCCCCCCGCCACAGCTGCTGCTCCCCTGGCAACACAAAtacatttctccttccctcaccacacccttttctaatacacacctGTTCCATCTTCGTGTTATGACGTGAATATAGGGGTCACGTTAACTTTCAGACAGATCATGTGTACTTGCTAGGCTTctcgagggaaggagagacagcgTGGCTAGCATGATGTGGTTTATGACTAATGGAGACGTAGAGAAAATCTTAGTGATGCATTGAATGGAAAGTAAAACAGTAAATATGGCATGCTGTAGAAGTGGACCAAGACGTGAGGAAGGGGATTGGAGCCTTGCCACCTGCCACGCCAACCAGTTAGCAGCCACGTGGTCACCAGCTTCCTGTTGGTCGTTCAGTGCACATGCACCGCCTCGATCACCTATGTTCTAATATAAGCTAGGGAATGTGATGCAATGACGAAGCCACGGTTAAATGTAAGCGCGTCAGTGCAGTCAGGTAAGTAAATGATGTAATGACTATTAATGTGGTAAATATCCCTCATTCGCTCATAAATAATCTTTTCATAGTCACGAGGCAAATCTAGGTTCGCAAGAAGTAAATAGGATAGATGCAATCGTGGCGTATATTTGGAGACCTAGatcacacataaacacacacttaCCAAACCATTAATGTGATTGATAGTCCAGAATTGCAGTTACATAGCGTCGCAGTATATTTGCCGCGGTAATCAAAGTATTGGATCATaggataaggaaataaatgacgTAATGGTATAAATGTCCGCTATCTGGGCTTTAAATATCCAAACAGTTAGGTTTGTAGTTACGATATATAAGACTTAAGGAAAAGTTCCGTATGTAAAGTAGATCAGTAAAACTTGGGGATTGATTGAGTTACATGGTGCAACAACACTTTCTTACGGCGGCTGGTAAGGTTGCAAGAGAACTTTACCTTTCCTTCGGACAAACTGTAGTGAGCTTGGCGTAAATAATCAAGGTGCATTATATATTGACGACCAAGGCAAACATTacatttctcatttccctttccttcctaagCAACAGGCCCGGAATGCAAGTATGTCtttaaagggggaaaaaaagaaagaaaaaaataaggttggAGCAGTTTTAAGTGAGCCTCGCATCCTTCCCCCTCGTCCTAGACAAGCGAGGCCTCCCTGTTCCCTGCTGACCCAGACTCCGCgaccctccctccactccagaTTTGCCCGTCACCCTCTCCCATGACCCGTCTGTCACTTCACTCGACTTTAGGAAAGAGGGGCGTGTGTACTGAGGCTTGCTTGTTCAGTTCCTACGCTACTTGTTTGCTTGGTCGCTGGCTTAGTTAGTTACTTGCTTTCCAAACTTCTGTTTCATCAAACTAtgtaggaaaaatatatataaaaaaattctaGATGCTTCGCtattagggtgtgtgtgtgtgtgtgtgtgtgtgtgtgtgtgtgtgtgtgtgtgtgtgtgtgtgtgtgtgtgtgtgtgtgtgtgtgtgcgtgcgcgcgcgcgcgcgcgcgcgggtgGGTGATGCAGGTAAGGGTATTCGTTCAGAGTATTCATGTCAGATTGTTGTGCATAATACATAGGCTTTACCATTGATTAGCTCGGtgagtttggagagagagagagagagagagagagagagagagagagagagagagagaggggcggcggcggcttTAACACTGTCATGATTTTCTATATTGATAATTTGTGTAACTGGATACAGTAcgtgtagtttctctctctctctctctctctctctctctctctctctctctctctctctctctctctctctctctctctctctctctctctctctctctctctctctctctctctctctcatgcaagtaaaaaaaaaaagacggaacaGAATTGGTATGGGTTTATTGGATCTGATATTTATTTAAAATGTGTGGGCATTTGCAGACAGCCactgctctccctcacacaatCAACGTTTCATTTATCTTAATTCTGGCTGAAAACACTAAATACGGTATGACAGTTGTTTGAATATTAgtaatctgtctatctgtctgtccttatatatatatatatatatatatatatatatatatatatatatatatatatatatatatatatatatatatatatatatatatatatatatatatatatgtctgtttTATCAAGCTAATTAGCATTTGACTATAAAATACATTTCATACCTACATGTGCGTCTTTCCAGCCatatccattatttcttttcttccaggcGGCCATCCTGCAGCAAACAGCGGAGTACATTTACCAGCTGGAGCAGGAGAAGACCCGGCTCCTCTCCCAGAACTGTCAGCTGAAGCGGCTCCTgaaccaccagcagcaccatgCTGATGCTGAAGGTGAGGCAGactgattgtagtagtagttgttgtagcagtagtagtagtggcagtagttgCTATACAGTTGACATCctgtcatttatatatttatttgtttttattcttaatcctcctctccccactttGTTTATATCTCAGTCTCTACAGATTGCCTATCTAATATAtcattaatttttatcaggCTTTGATCTCACTTTTTATATCAATCTTTATGTCCATTTAAATCATGCCCTATTTTGCCTGGTAGGTAAAGTACTTACATCATGTAATGACTTTTCCCAGAGGAATGATGAGAAGTGTCAGGTAAGAGGGAGGAGATAGTGGGAGAGGTGTAGGTGTGagtgagataaaagaaagagcgAGAGGATTAGATTTGACAGTGAAGtacatggggagagagagagagagagagagagagagagagagagagagagagagagagagagagagagagagagagagagagagagagagagagagctagggaTGGTGAGGTGAGATGTGTGATAGTGATGCACATGTCAGAGGGAGAGGCCTGTCATCTGAGCTGTCACTATGCATATATAAAATCATCTTGTTGCTATGTAAATCAGCAAGTTCAACAATCTATCTTagcatcttttctttctgtcagcATGTCTATAATGAGCATCATGCATAGGCCTACTTAATCTCTTATCCTTTCCAATAACCAGTACACTAaatataaatttatatatatgtactctACATGATATGTATTATAAAAGATTATTATTGGATAAGAATTAATGAGAATATTTCAGAGGTATTGATAAGCTTGTATTAGCTACACATATGAAACATAAGTATTTACGTATGAAAATCCAGTCAAGTTACAGGATTATCCTTGTGAAGGACTTTGACTGCCTAGGTAGGACTGTTGGGTACACTTACTTTTAACACATTCCAGCTTTCTCCTTACACATACtgcacttttcttttcatattcccCAGTTACTATCTcaaaaaacataaatatcagGTAAAAATGGTTCTATTTCATTGGATAAGAAGACTTTTACTGGGCCTTAATTCTGTATATCTACTTACATGTTTGGTTTACCTTGTCATATTAAGATATTATAATGGTTATATTGAAGGTGGTAtgctttgtgttgatgcagGAAGTCCAGCAGGAGGAGAGAGTCCCTGTGATGAtggaagcagtggtggtgaggtggtggttaGCACACAGGTGGATGGAGGAAGCGGATCAGAGGACCTGCGACGAGAGATGATTGAGTTGAGGGTGCAACTGGACCGTGAGCGGCGCCATCGCATGTCTCTAGAGGAACACATCCGCTCCCTGGAGTCCCCTGGACTAGGCTTCCCTGAACGCATCAAGGAAACATCATCTCATCCCACTTCAGTGAGTGTCATTTACAGGCTCAGACTTCAACTGTACTGTTATATACTGTACCATTCTTCAGTCTAGCTGTCTGGtactgttttttcctcttacaaACTCTCTATAAGGAAATTCTTAAGATCAAAATAGAAGTCTTAAGCTGTATATACAAATATACACACTTCACCTACAACTGTATTTCTCCAAATTTCATACACTTCCCCTCATTAACGTTGGTATCTTATAGATGGTTTCTTCCATCTCCACACCAACTccctcaattttttcctattctctatCCATTTGATTTCTCCACttttgtgcatgtgtgcgtgcgtgcgtgtgtgtgtgtgcatgtgagcGTGCGTGCATGCTTGCACATGCACATTTCATATTCATACATTTCAAGAACATTTTGCTTTACTTTGCTGTTTCCTTAATTGATCTGTTCAGCTATTCAGCTTCTTTATTAAGTCATCCAAATTAGCATTTGTTAAGCCACCTATAGACATGTTTTGGATATTAATTAGGATGTTATTATTCTCAGAAGGTGGAATTGCGGGAACCTAAGGtagagccagtgccagtgcctGTAACAGTGCCTGGCCAGGTGACCAATGTGGTAGAGGTAACCACCACTCCACGAGCTCcccttactaccaccaccatcaagtcAGAGCCACTTAGCCCTTCCACTAACCTCCAGATCATCCCCTCAGTAAGTAGCTACCAACTTCACCTGCCTCAATGTCTTGTAAACCTTAAGACTTTAAGAATAGTTTGCATCATAAGAAGAGTTTGCATCACATTTTGATTTAGGTCATTTACTTAAGAGACATATTGAAGAGGTTTAACTTCATGGGTGCAAATTTTATCAACAGAcgcctgctgctgccactgctcccaccaccaccacctctgcagTGGCTCCCCAAgctgctgtcaccaccaccaccacaaccacggcAGTCATAGGCCAGCCAACACTACGGCAGGCTCTCCTGAGCCGGCAGTCACTGAACCCTAATGGGCATGGCAACCATATCCCGACCACTGTGGTGTCTGCCAGCCCAGCAACCACCATTGTCACTGTTGTCCCCTCAGCCAAGGTCTGTCCCCTCTTCTGCCtcatcttttttgttcttctcttatcatttagtgttttttttttttaagtacttaTGTTTTAAAACTTTGTACTGTAATTTGGTCTGTGAGAATCCTACCCTTGCCTCTTTTTGTTCTGTTTAGTGTTCATTACTTGAGTCTGTCAAACTATCAAATGTATATGATGCAATAACTACCttcatgttttcatgtttttgttatctGACATAATACTTTGTGTTACCTACTTGTTGCTCTGCTGCTTTTGATGGAGTTAAATTTTTTGAAAGAAAATTTTTTgaaagatatttatattttctcttaatctGAGTTGGAATGTGATCTTATCAGTTTATTGTAGGTGAAGTGCTTTCATGTTAATGTGGTTAATTTTGTTCCATTTATCACATAGTGAAGATAGTGTGACAAATGGTGAATGTCACCCGTCAAGACtcgtaaacactgaaaattattttcttttgtgagAGAGACATCATTGTTCATTATTAAATATAAGCAAATTTGTTAGTAATATTATATTACTAGTTAATGTTGTCTTCCTTACAGGGTGGCATTGATGCACTTCCATCAGTGTTTGAAGCCCTAACAGCTCCTGGGAGGATTGGTGGGGCCAAAGTAGAGGTGGAGCCAGCTCCACGTGTTCCCTCCCCAGAGACTACCATTGAGTATGTGGATGATAGCAAAAACCACACGTGAGTACACCTGCAACACCAAATGTTTTGTCCTCTCTCAAGATGCTGTAAATGATGTGTGTATATTGTTGTGTTCCCATTGGGTACTGATCACACATGAGTCAGTGAATATTATATATGCCTGTGTTTTCAGGGTGTATATTGTCAATTCAACTAATGCCGCCTGCCAGAAGTCTCTAGACACCATTTGTGAAGCCATCCGACACCTGGAGGGTGACCACATGTTCCAGACAGAGGAGCAACACCCACgcctggaggaggagatcaTTACTGATGAGACACTTACCATTGAGGACCACGTTGGGGAGCAGGTAACCCTGGCAGAGGAGGAGCCCATCACCCTGCACATGGTGGGAGAGCCACAGGAGGTGCCCCTAGAGCTGACCACCACCCATCGCCCCAACACTCCACACTCCCGGTTGGCACCCCAGCAGGCAGCCACCATTAGCCTCAATTCAGGCACTGGAGGCCGCTTAGTGTCCCATCCTGGCACCCGGCTTCCCCAGGCATCCCCAACGATGGAGGCTGTACCAGTGTGCagtatctccaccaccacttcctccccctcctccaccttactACAACCTTCCAGACCGGGGGTCATTGTAGTGAAGCATCCTTAAAATTCTTCTGACCTTCTGG includes:
- the LOC135113417 gene encoding helix-loop-helix protein 11-like isoform X2 — protein: MTMFPRVGEKRRIDDIGLEDEEAIGGLCRLSGRPVSPKTAMEQEKRIRREIANSNERRRMQSINAGFASLKTLLPHHEGEKLSKAAILQQTAEYIYQLEQEKTRLLSQNCQLKRLLNHQQHHADAEGSPAGGESPCDDGSSGGEVVVSTQVDGGSGSEDLRREMIELRVQLDRERRHRMSLEEHIRSLESPGLGFPERIKETSSHPTSKVELREPKVEPVPVPVTVPGQVTNVVEVTTTPRAPLTTTTIKSEPLSPSTNLQIIPSTPAAATAPTTTTSAVAPQAAVTTTTTTTAVIGQPTLRQALLSRQSLNPNGHGNHIPTTVVSASPATTIVTVVPSAKGGIDALPSVFEALTAPGRIGGAKVEVEPAPRVPSPETTIEYVDDSKNHTVYIVNSTNAACQKSLDTICEAIRHLEGDHMFQTEEQHPRLEEEIITDETLTIEDHVGEQVTLAEEEPITLHMVGEPQEVPLELTTTHRPNTPHSRLAPQQAATISLNSGTGGRLVSHPGTRLPQASPTMEAVPVCSISTTTSSPSSTLLQPSRPGVIVVKHP
- the LOC135113417 gene encoding helix-loop-helix protein 11-like isoform X4; the encoded protein is MGGGGGWCCGGDWQNPHLCRIKAAILQQTAEYIYQLEQEKTRLLSQNCQLKRLLNHQQHHADAEGSPAGGESPCDDGSSGGEVVVSTQVDGGSGSEDLRREMIELRVQLDRERRHRMSLEEHIRSLESPGLGFPERIKETSSHPTSKVELREPKVEPVPVPVTVPGQVTNVVEVTTTPRAPLTTTTIKSEPLSPSTNLQIIPSTPAAATAPTTTTSAVAPQAAVTTTTTTTAVIGQPTLRQALLSRQSLNPNGHGNHIPTTVVSASPATTIVTVVPSAKGGIDALPSVFEALTAPGRIGGAKVEVEPAPRVPSPETTIEYVDDSKNHTVYIVNSTNAACQKSLDTICEAIRHLEGDHMFQTEEQHPRLEEEIITDETLTIEDHVGEQVTLAEEEPITLHMVGEPQEVPLELTTTHRPNTPHSRLAPQQAATISLNSGTGGRLVSHPGTRLPQASPTMEAVPVCSISTTTSSPSSTLLQPSRPGVIVVKHP
- the LOC135113417 gene encoding helix-loop-helix protein 11-like isoform X1, with the protein product MFFGDPREHSAVMQCLDLYADDPRCDFEHVQQLTLGGHRLFLVDCPASPHWLSGRPVSPKTAMEQEKRIRREIANSNERRRMQSINAGFASLKTLLPHHEGEKLSKAAILQQTAEYIYQLEQEKTRLLSQNCQLKRLLNHQQHHADAEGSPAGGESPCDDGSSGGEVVVSTQVDGGSGSEDLRREMIELRVQLDRERRHRMSLEEHIRSLESPGLGFPERIKETSSHPTSKVELREPKVEPVPVPVTVPGQVTNVVEVTTTPRAPLTTTTIKSEPLSPSTNLQIIPSTPAAATAPTTTTSAVAPQAAVTTTTTTTAVIGQPTLRQALLSRQSLNPNGHGNHIPTTVVSASPATTIVTVVPSAKGGIDALPSVFEALTAPGRIGGAKVEVEPAPRVPSPETTIEYVDDSKNHTVYIVNSTNAACQKSLDTICEAIRHLEGDHMFQTEEQHPRLEEEIITDETLTIEDHVGEQVTLAEEEPITLHMVGEPQEVPLELTTTHRPNTPHSRLAPQQAATISLNSGTGGRLVSHPGTRLPQASPTMEAVPVCSISTTTSSPSSTLLQPSRPGVIVVKHP
- the LOC135113417 gene encoding helix-loop-helix protein 11-like isoform X3 — encoded protein: MEQEKRIRREIANSNERRRMQSINAGFASLKTLLPHHEGEKLSKAAILQQTAEYIYQLEQEKTRLLSQNCQLKRLLNHQQHHADAEGSPAGGESPCDDGSSGGEVVVSTQVDGGSGSEDLRREMIELRVQLDRERRHRMSLEEHIRSLESPGLGFPERIKETSSHPTSKVELREPKVEPVPVPVTVPGQVTNVVEVTTTPRAPLTTTTIKSEPLSPSTNLQIIPSTPAAATAPTTTTSAVAPQAAVTTTTTTTAVIGQPTLRQALLSRQSLNPNGHGNHIPTTVVSASPATTIVTVVPSAKGGIDALPSVFEALTAPGRIGGAKVEVEPAPRVPSPETTIEYVDDSKNHTVYIVNSTNAACQKSLDTICEAIRHLEGDHMFQTEEQHPRLEEEIITDETLTIEDHVGEQVTLAEEEPITLHMVGEPQEVPLELTTTHRPNTPHSRLAPQQAATISLNSGTGGRLVSHPGTRLPQASPTMEAVPVCSISTTTSSPSSTLLQPSRPGVIVVKHP